Part of the Phycisphaerales bacterium genome, CTGATCGCCCGCCTGGGCCCAGTGGTGCTCGAGCAGGTACGACTCGACCACGTCGGTCCAGTCCGCCAGACGGCCGCTCTCGGGCGGCTGCTGCAGCACGGGCCACACGCCACGCAGCAGCGCCATCCGCTGGGTCGCGGCGGCGTCGCATGACCACGCGAGGATGGGGATGTCGAAGCCGTTCTGGCTCAGGTACCGGGCCGTGCCGCCGAGCTGGCTCCAGCACACGATGGCCTTGGCGTCGAGGTCCTCGGCCAGGTGCCACGCGCCGTGCGCGAGCGCGGCGGTTCGGTACCGCGTCTGCTTGAGCCGCTGGGGCGGGCTTGCCTTGCTCTCGGATCGCGCGAGTGCGCACTCGGTCGCGCGCGCGATACGCGACATCATCTCGACCACCAGCGCCGGGTGCTTGCCGACGGCGGTCTCGCCCGAGAGCATGACCGCGCCGGCGCGATCGAAGATGGCGTTGGCCACGTCGCTCGCCTCGGCGCGGGTCGGGATCGTGCTGTCGATCATCGTCTCGAGCATCTGCGTCGCGACGATGCACGGCTTGCCCCAGTCGCCCGCGGCCTGGATGATCCGCTTCTGCGCGGGCGGGACCTCGGGGATATCCATCTCGACGCCCAAGTCGCCGCGCGCCACCATGATGGCGTCGCTCACCTCGGCGATCTCGTCGATGCACGCCAGCGCCTGGGGCTTCTCGATCTTCGCGATGATCGGGATGGGCTCGCGATCGGGCGCCTCGGCCACGATCAGGTCTCGCAGCTCCTCGATTTCTTTCGCGCTGCGCACGAAGGAGAGCGCGAGGTAGTCGAGCTCGTGCGCCACGGCCCACTTCACCAGCTCGCGATCGCGCTCGGTCAGCGCGGGCACCTTCATGTCGGTCTCGGGCAGGTTGATGCCCTTGCGCGTCGTCACCTTGCCGCCCACCGTCACCACGCAGCGCACGGCATTGCCATCCGGCTCGGCCCCCACCGCCAGCATGCGGATCGCGCCGTCGTTGATCAGCACACGCTGGCCGGGCTGCACCTCGTGCACGAGGTCGGCGTAGGTCAGCGGCAGGGCGGGCACGATCTCGCAGTGCTCGCCGTCGCGCTCCTCGCGGATCTCAGCGGTGTCGATCGTCTTGTCGAACAGCACGTTCTGGCCTGGGATCAGGTCGATGCCGCCGCCCTCGTCGATGTCGGGCACGGTACCGACGCGGATCTTGGGGCCCGGCAGGTCGCCGAAGACTCCCACGCACACGCCCTTGGCCGAGGCGGCCTTGCGGATGGTCCGGAGCCGCTTCTCGTGCTCGTCGGTGGTGCCGTGGGAGAAGTTCAGTCGGAATACGCTGGCCCCTGCGTCGATGAGGCGCTCGAGCATGGCCTGGCTCTCGGAGGCCGGGCCGATGGTCGCGACGATCTTGGTGAGCGCGGGCCGCTCGGTGCGCAGCGACGGGTGGTCGGTGGCGCCGGCGGAGTGGGCGAGCGGGCTGTGGGCCATGGGCGCTTGGTCGAGCTGCGTTGGCACGGGTTCCGTCCTTCCGATAAGTCAGTCCGGCTGGGAGCGAGCCTCGAGCTCCACCACCTCCTTGTATCGGTCGCGGAAGAACCGGGTATAGGCGATTCTGGCCTCGGCCGCCGCCTCGGGATCTCGCCAGACGTTGCGGACGGGCCGGTAGTGCTCTTCGCTGAACAGCAGCTCGACCGCCTGCCCGTCCTCGCCCACCACCACCTGGGTCGGGAAGGCGTAGAAGGCCGCCTCGGCCTGCGCCAGCACGGGCGCCCACGACGGATCGTCCGCGGCACGCTCGCGCAGCCGCCAGAGCGCGGCCCAGGCTTCCTGCAGCTCGTCATCGCTGTCCACGCCGAAGGCGCCCATCATCACCGGGATGGCCGACCGCCAGCCGCGCGACGGCACGTCGGCCGCGGCGGTGAACGGGTCCACCGGATCGATGAAGCGGTCGGCGTACTTCTCGTACATCACGCGGCGCACGGGCGCGCGGCGGAGCTCGTAGCGCACGGGTCCGGTCGGCATGGGCCCGGTCTGGTCGGGGTTGGCCGGGAACTGCCACAGGCTCTGGGCCTGCTCGGTCATGCAGAACTCAACGAATCTTCGCGCGATCTCGGGGTGCGGCCCGCCGCGGAGGATCGAGACCGGGTCGGCATCGACGTATACCGCACCAACGGGGTCGACGTAGCCCACCCGGCTCGACTCGGGCGGCGCGCCCGGTGCCGTCACGGCCTGCGATTGCGTGCGCCCGTAGAAGTCGATCGCCAGCCCGGCCATGGCCTCGCCCGCGGCCACGTCGAGCGGCGGCTTGGTGGCGGCGCTCGTGAAGTAGCGCGTGTTGGCGGCCATCTCGCGCAGGATGCGCCAGCCCTCGTCCCATCCATACGCGTTCTGGATCGACTCGAACGTCGTGGTGATCGAGCCGCTCTGCCGCGGGTCGGCCAGCGCCACCAGGCCCATGAGCCGCGGATCGGTCAGGTCCTTGAAGCCCGTGGGCGTCTCCATGCCCGCCTCGGCGTACAGGTCCTTGTTGAAGATGATGCCGAAGCCCGAGAGCGCGGTGCCGATCCAGTATTGCTCCTCGTCGTAGAGCAGCTGGTTGCCGATCTTGTTCTCGCCGAACCAGTCATCGAGCTGCTGCTGCGAGAAGCCCGCGGGCACGCTGACGGGCACGTCGATCTCTTCGCCCTCGATGGTCGCCGTGAACCCATCGCGCATCTCCCCGTGCTCGTAGCTGCCGCCGCCGAAGAGCAGGTCGAAGCCCATGCGCCCGGGCTCGATGACGACCTC contains:
- the pyk gene encoding pyruvate kinase; translated protein: MPTQLDQAPMAHSPLAHSAGATDHPSLRTERPALTKIVATIGPASESQAMLERLIDAGASVFRLNFSHGTTDEHEKRLRTIRKAASAKGVCVGVFGDLPGPKIRVGTVPDIDEGGGIDLIPGQNVLFDKTIDTAEIREERDGEHCEIVPALPLTYADLVHEVQPGQRVLINDGAIRMLAVGAEPDGNAVRCVVTVGGKVTTRKGINLPETDMKVPALTERDRELVKWAVAHELDYLALSFVRSAKEIEELRDLIVAEAPDREPIPIIAKIEKPQALACIDEIAEVSDAIMVARGDLGVEMDIPEVPPAQKRIIQAAGDWGKPCIVATQMLETMIDSTIPTRAEASDVANAIFDRAGAVMLSGETAVGKHPALVVEMMSRIARATECALARSESKASPPQRLKQTRYRTAALAHGAWHLAEDLDAKAIVCWSQLGGTARYLSQNGFDIPILAWSCDAAATQRMALLRGVWPVLQQPPESGRLADWTDVVESYLLEHHWAQAGDQVLLVAGRPLGVARVVNSISVLEVGDPSGGYRDHH
- a CDS encoding extracellular solute-binding protein, encoding MRWTVGTLGVLLAGLLVLPWLVRPASNDAPDGEGVLLVIITPHTEQIRFEYERAFNEWHQANYGQPVTIDWRAPGGTSEIRRLLIDQYQAAIRNNEYQLVDGEVVIEPGRMGFDLLFGGGSYEHGEMRDGFTATIEGEEIDVPVSVPAGFSQQQLDDWFGENKIGNQLLYDEEQYWIGTALSGFGIIFNKDLYAEAGMETPTGFKDLTDPRLMGLVALADPRQSGSITTTFESIQNAYGWDEGWRILREMAANTRYFTSAATKPPLDVAAGEAMAGLAIDFYGRTQSQAVTAPGAPPESSRVGYVDPVGAVYVDADPVSILRGGPHPEIARRFVEFCMTEQAQSLWQFPANPDQTGPMPTGPVRYELRRAPVRRVMYEKYADRFIDPVDPFTAAADVPSRGWRSAIPVMMGAFGVDSDDELQEAWAALWRLRERAADDPSWAPVLAQAEAAFYAFPTQVVVGEDGQAVELLFSEEHYRPVRNVWRDPEAAAEARIAYTRFFRDRYKEVVELEARSQPD